One stretch of Amycolatopsis sp. NBC_00345 DNA includes these proteins:
- a CDS encoding glycosyltransferase family 2 protein: MSANPLLPSLSVVIPVYNEQDWIARSVGALVTACAAAGWPAEIVVVDDGSTDGTPETLAALQQQHGITVLAQPNSGRFEARLAGLAKASGQQVLLLDSRVIVDEGALAFLRDQLLAHPERTVWNGHINVASENNPYAGFLAGLVKIPWRRYCANPRLMSFGIEEFDVFPKGTGFFSAPRDVLERACAAFESLFDDSRFASDDTGVLRWIAERHRIFLAPELSATYHGRDSFKKFAAQSYFRGTTFVDSYLASPGPARNGLFAAFAVGALGLGLAARRPKTAVALAAAGSAVAGAAVTRFGATKSEARAVAMLTPVFGAGFGAGAVRGLILALRARLGRSGR; encoded by the coding sequence GTGAGTGCGAACCCGCTCCTCCCTTCGCTCAGCGTCGTGATTCCGGTCTACAACGAGCAGGACTGGATCGCCCGCAGCGTCGGCGCACTGGTCACAGCCTGCGCCGCCGCGGGCTGGCCGGCCGAGATCGTGGTGGTCGACGACGGCAGCACCGACGGCACCCCGGAGACGCTCGCCGCACTCCAGCAGCAGCACGGCATCACCGTGCTCGCCCAGCCGAACAGCGGCCGGTTCGAGGCCCGCCTCGCGGGGCTGGCCAAGGCGTCCGGGCAGCAGGTCCTGCTGCTGGACAGCCGCGTGATCGTCGACGAGGGCGCGCTCGCCTTCCTGCGCGACCAGCTGCTCGCGCACCCCGAGCGCACGGTCTGGAACGGCCACATCAACGTCGCCTCCGAGAACAACCCGTACGCGGGCTTCCTCGCCGGCCTGGTGAAGATTCCGTGGCGGCGCTACTGCGCCAATCCGCGCCTGATGTCCTTCGGAATCGAAGAATTCGATGTGTTCCCCAAGGGCACCGGATTCTTTTCCGCGCCGCGCGATGTTCTCGAGCGGGCCTGCGCGGCGTTCGAATCGCTGTTCGACGATTCCCGCTTCGCCAGCGACGACACCGGTGTGCTGCGCTGGATCGCCGAACGCCACCGGATCTTCCTGGCCCCCGAACTGTCCGCGACCTACCACGGGCGCGACTCGTTCAAGAAGTTCGCCGCCCAGTCCTATTTCCGCGGCACCACGTTCGTCGACTCCTATCTCGCCTCACCCGGCCCGGCGCGCAACGGCCTCTTCGCCGCGTTCGCCGTGGGCGCGCTCGGCCTCGGCCTCGCCGCCCGCCGGCCGAAGACCGCCGTCGCGCTCGCCGCCGCGGGCTCGGCTGTCGCCGGTGCCGCCGTGACGCGCTTCGGCGCCACGAAGTCCGAGGCCCGCGCGGTCGCCATGCTCACCCCGGTGTTCGGCGCCGGATTCGGCGCGGGCGCCGTTCGCGGCCTGATCCTCGCCCTGCGCGCCCGGCTGGGCCGATCCGGTCGATGA
- a CDS encoding UDP-N-acetylglucosamine 2-epimerase: MGLTVISFILGTTAELIKIAPVYHGIAERGMRPKIWFTAQHVDEVADVLADLKLPEPDVWLVPEDKAHNLESPAQVPGWAAQVLRTAWGRRHELRAALNEDGRPPLVLVHGDTFTTPYGSLIGKRILKARVGHVEAGARSGSIMSPLPEELNRKIAAKIVDMHFAPSAREVNNLRHARGVVVDTEANTAIDAMRLAINQPLDVPNLPEKFGLATLHRFELVSRADKYREALEILREQSRQMPILYMAGAPEREKIRALGLDNLFDDKFIAQPKMRYLKFLPLVARAEYVVTDSGGLSAECYYLGLPCAVHRERTETPQHLGETVVLTEMRGDKLQNFLDTYQNRRGESWMDKYHPSEIIVNSLAQLGYC, encoded by the coding sequence ATGGGCCTCACGGTGATTTCCTTCATTCTCGGCACCACGGCGGAACTGATCAAGATCGCGCCGGTTTACCACGGGATCGCCGAACGCGGCATGCGGCCGAAGATCTGGTTCACCGCACAGCACGTGGACGAGGTCGCGGACGTGCTCGCCGACCTGAAGCTGCCGGAGCCCGACGTCTGGCTGGTGCCCGAAGACAAGGCGCACAACCTGGAGTCGCCGGCGCAGGTGCCGGGCTGGGCCGCGCAGGTGCTGCGCACCGCGTGGGGCCGTCGGCACGAGTTGCGCGCCGCGCTGAACGAGGACGGGCGCCCGCCGCTGGTTCTGGTGCACGGCGACACCTTCACCACGCCGTACGGCTCGCTGATCGGCAAGCGCATCCTCAAGGCGCGCGTCGGGCACGTCGAGGCCGGGGCGCGGTCGGGCAGCATCATGTCGCCGCTGCCGGAGGAGCTGAACCGCAAGATCGCGGCGAAGATCGTCGACATGCACTTCGCGCCGAGCGCGCGTGAAGTGAACAACCTGCGTCACGCGCGCGGCGTTGTCGTCGACACCGAGGCGAACACGGCCATCGACGCGATGCGCCTGGCCATCAACCAGCCGCTGGACGTGCCGAACCTGCCGGAGAAGTTCGGCCTGGCCACGCTGCACCGCTTCGAGCTGGTCTCGCGCGCGGACAAGTACCGTGAGGCGCTGGAAATCCTGCGCGAGCAGAGCCGCCAGATGCCGATCCTGTACATGGCCGGAGCGCCGGAGCGCGAGAAGATCCGCGCGCTGGGCCTGGACAATCTGTTCGACGACAAGTTCATCGCGCAGCCCAAGATGCGTTACCTGAAGTTCCTGCCGCTGGTGGCACGCGCGGAGTACGTGGTCACCGACTCGGGCGGCCTGTCCGCCGAGTGCTACTACCTCGGCCTGCCCTGCGCGGTGCACCGTGAGCGCACGGAAACCCCGCAGCACCTCGGCGAAACCGTCGTGCTCACCGAGATGCGCGGCGACAAACTGCAGAACTTCCTGGACACGTACCAGAATCGGCGTGGCGAGTCCTGGATGGACAAGTACCACCCGTCCGAGATCATCGTGAACTCGTTGGCACAGCTCGGTTATTGCTGA
- the recR gene encoding recombination mediator RecR: MYEGVVQDLIDELGRLPGVGPKSAQRIAFHLLATDPVDIGRLQDVLGKVKEGVQFCEICGNVSEQPTCRICRDERRDLTVICVVEEPKDVLAVERTREFKGRYHVLGGALDPLSGIGPEQLRMRELLKRIGEADVSEIIIATDPNTEGEATATYLVRMLRDFPGLSVTRLASGLPMGGDLEFADELTLGRALSGRRLL, translated from the coding sequence TTGTACGAGGGTGTGGTCCAGGACCTGATCGACGAGCTCGGGCGGCTGCCCGGGGTCGGTCCGAAGAGTGCGCAGCGCATCGCGTTCCACCTGCTCGCCACGGACCCCGTCGACATCGGGCGGCTGCAGGACGTGCTGGGCAAGGTCAAGGAGGGGGTGCAGTTCTGCGAGATCTGCGGCAACGTCTCCGAACAGCCGACCTGCCGCATCTGCCGCGACGAGCGCCGCGACCTCACGGTGATCTGCGTGGTCGAGGAGCCGAAGGACGTGCTGGCGGTCGAGCGCACGCGTGAGTTCAAGGGCCGCTACCACGTGCTGGGCGGCGCGCTGGACCCGCTTTCGGGCATCGGCCCCGAGCAGCTGCGCATGCGTGAGCTGCTCAAGCGCATCGGCGAGGCGGACGTGAGTGAGATCATCATCGCCACGGACCCCAACACCGAGGGCGAGGCCACGGCCACCTACCTGGTCCGCATGCTGCGGGACTTCCCGGGCCTGTCCGTGACGCGGCTCGCGTCCGGCCTGCCCATGGGCGGTGACCTGGAGTTCGCCGACGAGCTGACCCTCGGCCGGGCGCTGTCCGGCCGTCGTCTGCTCTAG
- a CDS encoding YbaB/EbfC family nucleoid-associated protein, whose protein sequence is MVQPGGGGFDLSQIMQQAQQMQQKLVEAQEKLAATEVTGSAGGGLVTATVSGDSQLKGLVIDPKVVDPEDVETLSDLVVAAVRDASANAQKLTEKELGPLAGGLGGGGGMPDLGALGFGG, encoded by the coding sequence ATGGTGCAACCCGGCGGCGGCGGCTTCGATCTGTCACAGATCATGCAGCAGGCGCAGCAGATGCAGCAAAAGCTGGTCGAGGCCCAGGAGAAGCTCGCGGCCACCGAGGTCACCGGCTCCGCGGGCGGCGGCCTGGTCACGGCGACCGTGTCCGGCGACAGCCAGCTGAAGGGCCTCGTCATCGACCCGAAGGTGGTCGACCCCGAAGACGTCGAGACGCTCTCCGACCTCGTCGTCGCGGCGGTGCGCGACGCGTCGGCGAACGCGCAGAAGCTCACCGAGAAGGAGCTCGGCCCGCTCGCGGGCGGCCTCGGCGGCGGCGGCGGGATGCCGGACCTCGGCGCACTCGGCTTCGGCGGCTGA
- a CDS encoding N-acetylmuramoyl-L-alanine amidase: MVAVRVNPLLLLAGVVLLAGCDGGGGAAPSSSSAPLPGPSSSASASVSPPPAPSTSSAAPPSPSSPAAGKVVVLDPGHNGGNGSHPKEINRSVPAGRGEMKPCNTTGTSTNAGYTEHAFNFAVAKQVGEALSAKGIKVVYTRSDDSGVGPCVDRRAEIGNDANADAVVSIHADGSTSANAHGFHVAYSSPPLNAAQGAPSTALARALRDGLRSDGFATSTYIGSEGLSARSDLGGLNLSTRPTVLVECGNMRNGAEAAQMSSAPGRTHYADAIAAAIEAYLA, translated from the coding sequence GTGGTCGCCGTGCGCGTGAACCCTCTTCTGCTGTTGGCCGGCGTTGTCCTGCTCGCGGGGTGTGACGGCGGTGGTGGGGCGGCGCCTTCGTCCTCCTCGGCGCCGTTGCCGGGCCCGTCCTCTTCGGCGTCAGCTTCGGTTTCGCCGCCTCCGGCGCCGTCGACGTCATCGGCCGCTCCACCGTCTCCGTCGTCTCCGGCTGCGGGCAAGGTCGTGGTGCTGGATCCCGGGCACAACGGCGGGAACGGCTCACACCCCAAGGAGATCAACCGGAGCGTGCCGGCCGGGCGCGGTGAGATGAAGCCGTGCAACACCACCGGCACGTCGACGAACGCCGGGTACACCGAGCACGCGTTCAACTTCGCCGTGGCCAAGCAGGTCGGGGAAGCGTTGTCCGCCAAGGGGATCAAGGTCGTCTACACGCGTTCCGACGACTCCGGCGTCGGCCCGTGCGTGGACCGCCGCGCCGAGATCGGCAACGACGCGAACGCCGACGCGGTCGTCTCCATCCACGCCGACGGCTCGACGTCGGCGAACGCGCACGGCTTCCACGTGGCGTACTCGTCACCGCCGCTGAACGCCGCACAGGGCGCCCCGTCGACGGCCTTGGCGCGGGCCCTGCGCGACGGCCTGCGCTCCGACGGCTTCGCCACCTCGACCTACATCGGCTCCGAGGGCCTGTCCGCCCGCTCCGACCTGGGTGGCCTCAACCTTTCGACCCGCCCGACGGTGCTCGTGGAGTGCGGCAACATGCGCAACGGCGCGGAGGCCGCGCAGATGTCCTCGGCCCCCGGCCGGACCCACTACGCCGACGCGATCGCGGCGGCCATCGAGGCTTATCTCGCTTGA
- a CDS encoding PPOX class F420-dependent oxidoreductase produces the protein MQLPESTHRLFERPFNAVLTTINPDGSPQTSLIWSSLDGDDVVIGMEERRPKVRNIRADPRVTLLIEDHDERNPAGLPQYLLIRGRASVEGPGIPDEFTALMDRQARRFLGAERYQLGNENSPTAVIVRITVEKVGGIGPWA, from the coding sequence ATGCAGCTTCCCGAAAGCACGCACCGGCTGTTCGAGCGGCCGTTCAACGCCGTCCTGACCACCATCAACCCGGACGGCAGCCCCCAAACCTCACTGATCTGGTCCTCCCTCGACGGCGACGACGTGGTGATCGGCATGGAGGAACGCCGCCCCAAGGTCCGCAACATCCGCGCCGACCCCCGCGTGACCCTGCTGATCGAGGACCACGACGAGCGCAACCCCGCCGGCCTCCCCCAGTACCTGCTCATCCGCGGCCGCGCGTCGGTCGAGGGCCCCGGCATCCCGGACGAGTTCACCGCCCTGATGGACCGCCAGGCCCGCCGCTTCCTCGGCGCGGAGCGCTACCAGCTGGGCAACGAGAACTCCCCGACGGCGGTGATCGTGCGCATCACGGTGGAGAAGGTCGGCGGGATCGGGCCTTGGGCTTGA
- a CDS encoding DNA polymerase III subunit gamma and tau → MALALYRKYRPATFAEVVGQEHVTEPLRTALAAGRINHAYLFSGPRGCGKTSSARIMARSLNCVEGPTPDPCGKCNSCRALAPEGSGSVDVTELDAASHGGVDDARELRDKAFYAPAESRYRVFIIDEAHMVTTQGFNALLKIVEEPPEHLIFIFATTEPDKVLTTIRSRTHHYPFRLIPPGAMRALLERNVAAEGAEVEPAVYPLVIRAGGGSARDTQSVLDQLLAGAGPEGVTYSRAVTLLGVTDVALIDDMVDALSAEDAATVFGTVERLADAGHDPRRFATDLLDRLRDLVMLRSVPEAGERGLVAAPEDELSRMSAQAERIGLGTLSRYADIVHSGLLEMRGATSPRLVLELLCARMLLPSVTDGEKALLARIERLERRATVAGGGGEAGVEPPVRGAPEREFARPSQRPAGAERSDDAPARAEAASARPDTAPARPDTAPARPDAVAARAEAAPARPDAVAARAEAAVAPVRAEAPPARPDAATVRAETAPGAEAARPEAEAVRPEAAAAAVPEPAPSVQSETAAPPAEQPAASGGIDAAAIRNVWPQLLTSLRKFSGGRSLEAMLTQATVVEVEGSAVTLTHKSEPLARRLGDQDNARKIAGALSDVLGGEWQVRCVYGATPATAATRAAAPAQQTAPAPERSFTRRSASAAPAAAAPAAAPAAAPADRPAVERPAAEPSRPPAAPEPPARPKVATAEPDIPLPPEPADEDDDDIYSEDSSPAPPPPPMPPDQDPDEIARKLLSDHLGARPLD, encoded by the coding sequence GTGGCTCTCGCGCTGTACCGAAAGTACCGTCCGGCGACCTTCGCCGAGGTCGTCGGCCAGGAGCATGTGACCGAACCGCTGCGGACCGCGCTGGCGGCGGGCCGCATCAACCACGCGTACCTGTTCTCCGGGCCGCGCGGCTGCGGCAAGACCTCCAGCGCGCGCATCATGGCGCGTTCGCTGAACTGCGTGGAGGGGCCGACCCCCGACCCGTGCGGCAAGTGCAATTCCTGCCGCGCGCTGGCGCCCGAAGGCTCGGGCAGCGTCGACGTCACCGAGCTGGACGCCGCGAGCCACGGTGGTGTCGACGACGCCCGCGAGCTGCGTGACAAAGCGTTCTACGCGCCCGCCGAGTCCCGCTACCGCGTGTTCATCATCGACGAGGCGCACATGGTCACCACGCAGGGCTTCAACGCCCTGCTGAAGATCGTGGAAGAGCCGCCGGAACACCTGATCTTCATCTTCGCCACGACCGAGCCGGACAAGGTGCTCACCACCATCCGCTCGCGCACGCACCACTACCCGTTCCGCCTCATCCCGCCGGGCGCGATGCGGGCGTTGCTGGAGCGCAACGTCGCCGCCGAGGGCGCCGAGGTCGAGCCGGCCGTGTACCCGCTGGTGATCCGCGCGGGCGGCGGCTCGGCGCGTGACACGCAGTCGGTGCTCGACCAGCTGCTGGCCGGCGCCGGGCCCGAGGGCGTCACGTACTCGCGCGCGGTCACGCTGCTGGGCGTCACCGACGTCGCGCTGATCGACGACATGGTCGACGCCCTGTCGGCCGAGGACGCCGCCACGGTGTTCGGCACGGTCGAGCGCCTGGCCGACGCCGGCCACGACCCGCGCCGCTTCGCCACCGACCTGCTCGACCGGCTGCGTGACCTCGTCATGCTGCGCTCCGTGCCCGAAGCGGGCGAGCGCGGCCTGGTGGCGGCGCCGGAAGACGAGCTGAGCCGGATGAGCGCCCAGGCCGAGCGCATCGGCCTCGGCACCCTGTCCCGCTACGCCGACATCGTCCACAGTGGACTCCTGGAGATGCGCGGCGCGACGTCGCCCCGGCTCGTGCTGGAGCTGCTGTGCGCGCGGATGCTGCTGCCGTCCGTGACGGACGGCGAAAAGGCGCTGCTGGCCCGCATCGAACGGCTGGAGCGCCGCGCGACGGTCGCCGGCGGTGGCGGCGAAGCCGGTGTCGAGCCGCCGGTTCGCGGGGCGCCGGAGCGCGAGTTCGCACGGCCTTCGCAACGTCCGGCTGGGGCGGAGCGGTCTGACGACGCACCGGCTCGTGCGGAAGCTGCGTCTGCTCGCCCTGACACTGCGCCTGCTCGTCCTGACACTGCGCCTGCTCGTCCTGATGCTGTGGCGGCTCGTGCGGAAGCAGCGCCCGCTCGTCCTGATGCTGTGGCCGCTCGTGCGGAAGCCGCCGTCGCGCCGGTTCGCGCGGAAGCTCCGCCCGCTCGTCCTGACGCTGCAACGGTTCGTGCGGAAACCGCGCCTGGTGCGGAGGCCGCGCGTCCGGAGGCCGAGGCGGTTCGTCCGGAAGCGGCCGCTGCTGCCGTGCCCGAGCCTGCGCCGTCTGTGCAGAGCGAAACTGCCGCGCCGCCGGCGGAGCAGCCCGCTGCCTCAGGCGGGATCGACGCCGCGGCGATCCGGAACGTGTGGCCGCAGCTGTTGACGTCGCTGCGGAAGTTCTCCGGTGGCCGCAGCCTGGAGGCCATGCTGACGCAGGCGACGGTCGTCGAGGTCGAGGGTTCGGCCGTGACGTTGACGCACAAGTCCGAGCCGCTCGCCCGCCGCCTCGGCGACCAGGACAACGCGCGCAAGATCGCGGGCGCCCTGTCCGACGTGCTGGGCGGCGAGTGGCAGGTCCGCTGCGTCTACGGCGCGACGCCCGCAACTGCCGCTACACGTGCGGCGGCGCCCGCGCAGCAGACCGCGCCGGCGCCGGAACGTTCGTTCACGCGGCGTTCGGCATCTGCGGCCCCAGCGGCTGCCGCTCCGGCCGCGGCCCCGGCGGCCGCTCCGGCGGACCGCCCAGCCGTGGAACGTCCGGCCGCCGAACCGTCCCGCCCGCCGGCCGCGCCGGAGCCCCCGGCCCGCCCGAAGGTGGCCACGGCGGAGCCGGACATCCCGCTCCCGCCGGAGCCCGCGGACGAGGACGACGACGACATCTACTCGGAGGACTCGAGCCCCGCGCCGCCTCCGCCGCCAATGCCGCCGGACCAGGACCCGGACGAGATCGCGCGCAAGCTGCTCTCCGACCACCTGGGCGCCCGCCCCCTGGACTGA
- a CDS encoding ALF repeat-containing protein, giving the protein MNRTGLFAAVAVAALLGAGATPAVADEPGDRAQAVGLFETGGPVVSGRAHDALLGSAEGLREFLATGLVTAKEQDERLLVDQALAAGGPVVRARAQKALDGTPDDVRAFLATGLEQAREVDERVQVNQLLSSGGPVVKQAAQKALDGTPADVRAFLRTGLARARADDDRVRASQIMSAGGPEVKAAAQRAFDGTIDDVRYFLAITSQVTAAGDAEVANVSHQADLARDAAARNDKAQAQAAADAAAKLARDARQADTDRLNAQMAKGQADAQAASRADTQAKADADARAKEASRLLAEKDAQLAEALAPGTDPALAVTDGRKASLYLLRNGGSAVRTAARAALSGSDADLASFVRAGLPAAQEADDRAAVSAIAHGDGKPELRQAAADALAGSWADVKEFLRTKQYPGKDTDDRVAVNRLLATGGPATQAAAQRALDGTIEDIRAFLETGQYLALVNDQRIAISRAMTVGGPELYAVSQAVLDAPESALAPFLADELPRAQQRDAAMADHVAKVNGLVAAAADSASRVR; this is encoded by the coding sequence TTGAACCGCACAGGATTGTTCGCTGCCGTCGCCGTGGCGGCGCTGCTCGGGGCGGGCGCGACGCCTGCCGTCGCCGACGAACCCGGCGACCGGGCGCAGGCGGTGGGACTGTTCGAGACCGGTGGCCCGGTCGTCTCGGGGCGGGCGCACGACGCGCTGCTCGGCTCGGCGGAAGGCCTGCGTGAGTTCCTGGCCACCGGGCTCGTGACGGCCAAGGAGCAGGACGAGCGGCTGCTCGTCGACCAGGCGCTCGCGGCGGGCGGGCCGGTGGTGCGGGCGCGGGCGCAGAAGGCGCTCGACGGCACGCCGGACGACGTCCGCGCGTTCCTGGCCACCGGCCTGGAGCAGGCGCGGGAGGTCGACGAACGGGTCCAGGTCAACCAGTTGCTGTCCAGCGGCGGCCCCGTGGTCAAGCAGGCCGCGCAGAAGGCGCTCGACGGCACGCCGGCGGACGTCCGCGCGTTCCTGCGGACCGGGCTCGCGCGGGCGCGGGCGGACGACGACCGCGTGCGCGCGTCCCAGATCATGTCCGCGGGCGGGCCGGAGGTGAAGGCCGCCGCGCAGCGCGCGTTCGACGGGACGATCGACGACGTCCGCTACTTCCTCGCCATCACCAGCCAGGTCACGGCGGCGGGTGACGCCGAGGTCGCGAACGTCTCGCACCAGGCCGACCTGGCCCGTGACGCGGCCGCGCGCAACGACAAGGCCCAGGCACAGGCCGCGGCCGACGCGGCGGCGAAGCTGGCGCGCGACGCCCGTCAGGCCGACACTGACCGGCTGAACGCGCAGATGGCAAAGGGCCAGGCCGACGCCCAGGCGGCCTCGCGCGCCGACACGCAGGCGAAGGCCGACGCGGACGCGCGCGCGAAGGAGGCGTCGCGTCTGCTGGCGGAGAAGGACGCTCAGCTCGCCGAGGCGCTGGCGCCCGGCACCGACCCGGCGCTCGCGGTGACGGACGGTCGCAAGGCCTCGCTGTACCTGCTGCGTAACGGCGGCTCAGCGGTCCGCACCGCCGCCCGCGCCGCGCTGAGCGGTTCCGACGCCGACCTGGCGTCGTTCGTGCGCGCCGGCCTGCCCGCCGCGCAGGAGGCCGACGACCGCGCCGCGGTCTCCGCCATCGCCCATGGAGACGGGAAGCCCGAGCTGCGCCAGGCCGCGGCGGACGCGCTCGCGGGCTCGTGGGCGGACGTCAAGGAGTTCCTGCGCACGAAGCAGTACCCGGGCAAGGACACCGACGACCGGGTCGCCGTCAACCGCCTGCTGGCCACCGGCGGCCCGGCCACGCAGGCCGCCGCCCAGCGAGCCCTGGACGGCACGATCGAGGACATCCGCGCCTTCCTCGAGACCGGGCAGTACCTCGCGCTGGTGAACGACCAGCGCATCGCGATCAGCCGCGCGATGACGGTCGGCGGGCCGGAGCTGTACGCGGTCTCGCAGGCCGTGCTGGACGCCCCGGAATCGGCCCTCGCGCCGTTCCTGGCCGACGAACTGCCCCGCGCCCAGCAGCGCGACGCCGCGATGGCCGACCACGTCGCGAAGGTGAACGGCTTGGTGGCGGCCGCCGCGGACTCGGCCAGCCGGGTGCGGTGA
- a CDS encoding spermidine synthase has product MSHARSARGRAQDGPRPGRYPVRFGTAELLRDADQPNAWLISVDGVAQSYVDLDDPTNLEFDYVRRLGDVIDCLPGGPLDALHVGGAGCTLPRYVAATRPGSRQLVFDADAPLIELVREQLDLRSVPKLRVRIEGGREGVRSRHDASADLVVVDAFERATLAGGLATVEFIADVRRVLKPTGALLANITDGPGLPFARRFLATLAEVFPHVVLLAEPGVLRGRRFGNLVLAASENELPTAELTRRAASSAYPARCVHGGDLRALRGKAEPVYDAAPMASPNPPEDVLGVF; this is encoded by the coding sequence GTGAGCCACGCCCGCTCCGCCCGCGGCCGCGCCCAGGACGGGCCCAGGCCGGGGCGCTACCCGGTGCGGTTCGGGACCGCGGAGCTGCTGCGGGACGCCGACCAGCCGAACGCCTGGCTGATCTCCGTCGACGGGGTGGCGCAGTCCTACGTCGACCTCGACGACCCCACCAACCTCGAGTTCGACTACGTCCGCAGGCTCGGCGACGTGATCGACTGCCTGCCCGGCGGGCCCCTCGACGCGCTGCACGTCGGCGGCGCCGGGTGCACGCTCCCCCGTTACGTCGCGGCGACGCGGCCCGGGTCGCGGCAGCTGGTGTTCGACGCCGACGCGCCGCTGATCGAACTGGTGCGCGAGCAGCTGGACCTGCGCAGCGTGCCCAAGCTGCGGGTGCGCATCGAGGGCGGCCGCGAGGGGGTGCGCAGCCGGCACGACGCGTCGGCGGACCTGGTCGTGGTCGACGCCTTCGAACGCGCGACGCTCGCGGGCGGGCTGGCCACGGTGGAGTTCATCGCCGACGTCCGCCGGGTCCTCAAGCCCACCGGCGCGTTGCTCGCCAACATCACCGACGGGCCGGGGCTGCCGTTCGCGCGCCGGTTCCTGGCCACGCTCGCCGAGGTGTTCCCGCACGTCGTGCTGCTGGCCGAGCCGGGTGTGCTGCGCGGGCGCCGCTTCGGGAACCTCGTGCTGGCCGCGTCCGAAAACGAGCTGCCGACGGCGGAGCTGACGCGCCGGGCGGCGTCCTCGGCCTACCCCGCGCGCTGCGTGCACGGCGGCGACCTGCGGGCGCTGCGGGGAAAGGCCGAACCGGTGTACGACGCGGCGCCGATGGCGTCCCCGAACCCGCCCGAGGACGTGCTCGGCGTCTTCTAG
- a CDS encoding serine/threonine dehydratase gives MTTPPRTPVPADVDAARARIRPHVRRTPQLRAEIDGRPVVLKLEHLQRSGSFKLRGAVNALLAGPAPARVVTASGGNHGLGVATAAQTLGVPAIVYVPESVPEAKAAGIEATGVKLVRHGATYAEAAAAALAVAEEPGSRYLHAYDDPDVIAGQGTVTAEIVEDSPDVDAVVVAVGGGGLASGTTLAADGRRVFAVEPEHCRALNAALAAGEPVDVTLDSVAASALGATRIGQLPFRVLNSPAVTSVLVSDAELLAARDRLWAEFRLVVEPAAAVPFAAWLAGRVEAELPCLVLCGANTAVTFAS, from the coding sequence ATGACCACACCGCCGCGCACCCCCGTCCCGGCCGACGTTGATGCCGCCCGCGCGCGCATCCGCCCGCACGTACGGCGTACCCCGCAGCTACGGGCCGAAATCGACGGCCGTCCCGTGGTGCTGAAACTGGAGCACCTCCAGCGGAGCGGTTCGTTCAAGCTCCGCGGCGCGGTGAACGCGCTGCTGGCCGGCCCGGCGCCCGCGCGGGTGGTCACGGCTTCGGGCGGCAATCACGGCCTCGGCGTCGCCACCGCCGCTCAGACGCTCGGCGTACCCGCGATCGTTTACGTGCCGGAGTCGGTGCCGGAGGCGAAGGCCGCAGGCATCGAGGCGACGGGCGTGAAGCTGGTCCGCCACGGCGCGACGTACGCCGAAGCGGCCGCCGCCGCGCTGGCCGTCGCCGAGGAACCCGGCAGCCGTTACCTGCACGCCTACGACGACCCGGACGTGATCGCCGGGCAGGGCACGGTGACGGCCGAGATCGTCGAGGACAGCCCCGACGTAGACGCCGTGGTGGTGGCCGTCGGCGGTGGCGGGCTCGCGTCCGGCACCACATTGGCGGCCGATGGACGGCGGGTGTTCGCCGTGGAGCCGGAGCACTGCCGCGCCCTGAACGCCGCGCTGGCGGCCGGTGAGCCGGTGGACGTCACGCTCGACTCCGTCGCGGCGTCGGCCCTCGGCGCGACGCGGATCGGTCAGCTGCCGTTCCGGGTCCTGAACTCGCCTGCCGTGACGTCCGTGCTGGTCAGCGACGCCGAGCTGCTCGCCGCGCGCGACCGGCTGTGGGCCGAGTTCCGCCTGGTCGTGGAGCCGGCCGCGGCGGTCCCGTTCGCCGCGTGGCTCGCCGGGCGGGTCGAGGCCGAGCTGCCGTGTCTGGTCCTTTGTGGAGCGAACACGGCCGTCACTTTCGCTTCGTGA